Proteins found in one Populus alba chromosome 14, ASM523922v2, whole genome shotgun sequence genomic segment:
- the LOC118031236 gene encoding pre-mRNA-processing factor 39-1 isoform X4, with protein sequence MSAEEDRLWSIVKANSLDFDAWTALIDETEKVAGDKILKIRKVYDAFLGEFPLCYGYWKKYADHEARLGFMDKFVEVYERAVLGVTYSVDIWLHYCMSAISMYGDPETIRRLFERGLAYVGTDYLSYHLWDKYIEYEEVHAEWGRVAMIYTRILEIPNRKLDDYFNRFKAFAASRPLSELRTAEEAAAAAAAARTLLEDGGQADEGEVHPDAAELPSKPVSAGLGEAEELEKYIAVREEIYKKAKEFDSKISDFENAIRRPYFHVRPLNVAELENWHNYLDMIEREDDFNKVVKLYERCIIACANYTEYWIRYVLCMEACGNMDLANNALARATQVFVKRQPEIHLFAARFKEQNGDIPGARAAYQVVHAEIAPGLLEAITKHANMEHRVGNLEDAFSLYEQAIAIEKGKEHSQVLPALYAQYARFIYLGSKNVEKAREVLVEALENAQFSKPLLEALIHLETFLPQPKRIDYIDSLVDNFILNSSDSVNAASASEREELSCIFLEFLGIFGDAQSIKKAADRHAKFFLPHSSKSELKKRHAEDYLSSDREKIAKAYSDATSPAQSLMGAYASAQNQWTAGYGLQPQAWPPATQVQTQQWTPGYNQQAAYGGYGGSYTSPQVPASGAQGAAYGAYPPSYPAQQAFPQQSYAQPPAAAAAAALTPVQQPAPVPQPYYGSYY encoded by the exons ATGTCAGCTGAAGAAGACCGGCTGTGGAGCATTGTGAAGGCTaattctttggattttgatgCATGGACTGCCTTGATAGATGAGACGGAGAAAGTGGCTGGG GACAAGATATTGAAAATTCGAAAAGTGTATGATGCTTTTTTGGGTGAATTTCCATTGTGTTATGGATATTGGAAGAAGTATGCAGATCATGAAGCACGCCTTGGTTTTATGGACAAATTTGTGGAGGTCTATGAACGGGCTGTTCTCGGGGTCACGTACTCGGTGGACATTTGGTTGCACTATTGCATGTCTGCCATATCCATGTATGGAGATCCAGAGACCATTAGAAG GCTTTTTGAGCGAGGATTAGCTTATGTTGGAACAGATTATCTGTCTTACCACCTTTGGGACAAGTACATCGAATATGAAGAGGTGCATGCAGAATGGGGCCGTGTTGCGATGATTTATACACGGATATTAGAGATTCCTAACAGAAAGCTGGATGATTATTTCAATAG ATTTAAGGCTTTTGCTGCAAGTCGACCTTTATCAGAATTAAGGACTGCTGAGGaagcagctgctgctgctgctgcagcacGTACACTTCTGGAGGATGGTGGCCAAGCAGACGAGGGAGAGGTCCATCCTGATGCAGCTGAACTGCCTTCTAAACCTGTAAGTGCTGGCTTAGGAGAAGCAGAGGAGTTGGAGAAGTATATCGCCGTTAGAGAAGAGATATATAAGAAAGCTAAAGAGTTCGATTCTAAGATCTCTGACTTTGAAAATGCTATTAGGAGGCCCTACTTTCATGTGCGGCCCCTTAATGTCGCAGAGCTTGAAAATTGGCATAACTATTTGGATATGATAGAAAGAGAGGATGACTTCAATAAg GTCGTCAAGCTATATGAAAGATGCATAATAGCATGTGCCAATTATACCGAGTATTGGATACGCTATGTCTTGTGCATGGAAGCCTGTGGGAATATGGATCTTGCAAATAATGCTCTCGCTCGTGCAACTCAAGTATTTGTCAAG AGACAACCAGAGATTCACCTTTTTGCGGCGCGCTTCAAAGAGCAAAATGGGGATATACCTGGTGCTCGAGCTGCATACCAAGTTGTGCATGCTGAAATTGCCCCTGGTCTTCTTGAAGCAATCACTAAGCATGCAAACATGGAGCATCGGGTG GGTAATCTTGAAGATGCCTTCTCCTTATATGAACAGGCCATAGCCATTGAAAAGGGAAAAGAGCATTCACAAGTGCTGCCAGCATTGTATGCACAATATGCCCGGTTCATATATTTG GGATCAAAAAATGTAGAGAAAGCCAGAGAGGTTCTAGTCGAAGCACTTGAGAATGCCCAATTTTCAAAGCCACTTCTCGAg GCCCTGATACATCTCGAGACATTTCTGCCACAGCCAAAACGAATCGATTATATTGATTCGTTGGTTGATAACTTCATTTTGAACAGCTCGGACAGTGTCAATGCTGCTAGTGCTTCTGAGAGGGAAGAGCTGTCTTGCATTTTCTTGGAG TTTTTAGGTATCTTTGGAGATGCTCAATCTATAAAGAAGGCTGCTGATCGGCATGCCAAGTTCTTCTTACCCCACAGTAGCAAGTCAGAATTGAAAAAGCGCCATGCAGAGGATTACCTTTCTTCGGATAGGGAAAAAATAGCCAAAGCCTACTCTGATGCCACCTCGCCCGCACAGTCTCTGATGGGGGCATACGCAAGTGCACAAAATCAATGGACAGCTGGTTATGGCCTACAGCCTCAAGCCTGGCCACCAGCCACACAAGTACAGACGCAACAGTGGACTCCAGGCTATAACCAACAA GCTGCATATGGTGGTTATGGAGGCAGCTATACTAGTCCTCAAGTTCCTGCATCAGGTGCACAAGGTGCTGCTTATGGTGCTTATCCTCCTTCCTATCCtgcccag CAGGCTTTCCCGCAACAGAGTTACGCGCagccaccagcagcagcagcagcagcagcattgACTCCAGTGCAGCAGCCAGCCCCTGTTCCACAACCTTACTATGGGAGTTACTACTGA
- the LOC118031238 gene encoding nuclear transport factor 2, with protein sequence MAASAYPSVNAVQVGSYFVGQYYQVLQQHPDLVHQFYAGSSNMARIDAGSTESANTMLQIHALVMSLNLIAIEIKTINSLDSWNGGVLVMVSGSVKTKDFVNRRIFVRTFFLAPQEKGYYVICCDVAVA encoded by the exons ATGGCGGCGAGTGCATATCCATCTGTAAATGCAGTTCAG GTTGGTTCCTACTTTGTAGGACAGTACTATCAGGTTCTCCAACAACATCCAGATCTCGTACATCAATTCTATGCTGGTAGCAGTAACATGGCTCGTATCGATGCCGGTTCCACTGAATCTGCCAACACAATGCTG CAAATCCATGCACTTGTCATGTCTCTAAACCTCATTGCAATTGAAATCAAGACCATCAATTCTCTCGATTCATGGAATGGAGGTGTTTTGGTGATGGTGTCTGGGTCTGTCAAGACCAAGGATTTTGTTAACAGAAGGATATTTGTGCGGACCTTTTTCCTGGCTCCACAGGAGAAGGGTTACTATGTTAtatgttgcgatgtcgcggttgcataa